Proteins co-encoded in one Parcubacteria group bacterium genomic window:
- a CDS encoding excalibur calcium-binding domain-containing protein: protein MIREGYGHEYTYNLPYKYQEQFKQAEDEARVAKRGLWADGVCADADEVEQGEPAPSAPPPSTIEPDTEPQAQGQYDCSNNVYNCSNFTTHAEAQAAFEQCGGVANDIHRLDADGDGEACESLP, encoded by the coding sequence ATGATACGCGAGGGGTATGGACACGAATACACCTACAACCTGCCATATAAGTATCAAGAACAATTTAAACAAGCCGAGGACGAGGCGCGCGTAGCAAAGCGCGGTCTGTGGGCGGATGGCGTGTGCGCGGACGCAGATGAAGTAGAGCAAGGGGAGCCAGCACCAAGCGCTCCACCCCCCTCGACTATAGAACCAGATACAGAGCCACAAGCGCAAGGCCAGTACGATTGTTCAAACAATGTTTACAACTGCAGTAACTTTACAACGCACGCAGAAGCCCAGGCCGCGTTTGAGCAGTGTGGCGGCGTGGCAAACGACATCCATCGTCTTGATGCGGATGGCGATGGCGAGGCGTGCGAGAGTTTACCTTAA
- a CDS encoding SET domain-containing protein, producing the protein MASSTPKKIGPPIRRAGRPKQKPAPVSVRRATAGLGLFAREAIRRGQFVIEYRGQVLPDAKAQERNTKYLFQINRNWAVDGSSRRNAARYINHSCRPNCETDIYGKRIKVYARRNIKPGEELTYDYGKEYFDDRIKPKGCRCAKCMGVD; encoded by the coding sequence ATGGCTTCATCAACCCCCAAAAAAATCGGCCCGCCGATACGGCGGGCAGGCAGGCCAAAGCAGAAGCCCGCGCCAGTATCCGTGCGCCGCGCCACGGCGGGCTTGGGCTTGTTTGCCCGAGAGGCAATCAGGCGCGGGCAGTTTGTGATTGAGTACCGGGGCCAAGTGCTTCCGGACGCCAAAGCCCAGGAGCGCAATACCAAGTACCTGTTCCAGATAAACCGCAACTGGGCCGTGGACGGCTCTTCGCGCCGCAACGCGGCGCGGTACATCAACCACTCCTGCCGCCCCAACTGCGAGACCGACATCTACGGAAAGCGCATCAAGGTCTATGCCCGGCGGAACATCAAGCCCGGGGAAGAGCTCACGTACGACTACGGCAAGGAGTACTTTGATGACCGCATCAAGCCCAAGGGGTGCAGGTGCGCCAAGTGCATGGGTGTGGACTAA
- the mraY gene encoding phospho-N-acetylmuramoyl-pentapeptide-transferase produces MDVPSLFPVIKIFILTTLGFVIAFALTPLLTHFLYKYKLGKAIRASSQAPVFARLHQKKAGTPTMGGVLVWVTVLLLALVFFYVEKFFPESSAARFNFLDRGETLLPLGALVASSLVGLADDWFNIRARGAFKGGLNVWHRLIIYTLIALAGSWWFFYKLEWDLLHVPFFGTFAIGWWYVPIFVFIIVATAFSVNESDGLDGLAGGLLLAAFGAFGAMAFISGRFELATFCGVIVGSLLAFLWFNINPARFFMGDTGAMGLGVTLGIVAMLTNTALFLPVVGLLFVIESGSVIIQTISKKGFGRKIFISTPIHHHFEAIGWSEPKIVMRFWVIASVTAVLGVILFLIDAALV; encoded by the coding sequence ATGGACGTTCCATCCTTGTTTCCGGTGATTAAAATTTTTATCCTCACCACGCTTGGGTTCGTGATCGCGTTTGCCTTAACGCCCTTGCTGACGCACTTTTTGTACAAGTATAAGCTGGGCAAGGCAATACGCGCGAGCTCCCAGGCGCCGGTGTTTGCCCGGCTGCACCAAAAGAAAGCCGGGACCCCGACCATGGGAGGGGTGCTGGTGTGGGTTACAGTGCTCCTGCTCGCGCTGGTGTTTTTTTACGTTGAAAAATTTTTTCCTGAATCAAGCGCGGCACGGTTCAATTTTTTGGACCGCGGGGAAACGCTCCTGCCGCTCGGCGCCCTGGTTGCTTCATCCTTGGTTGGTTTGGCTGATGACTGGTTCAACATCCGCGCGCGAGGCGCCTTCAAAGGCGGTTTGAACGTGTGGCACCGCCTCATCATCTACACGCTCATCGCGCTCGCGGGCTCGTGGTGGTTTTTCTACAAGCTTGAGTGGGATTTGCTGCACGTCCCGTTCTTCGGCACGTTTGCAATCGGGTGGTGGTACGTGCCCATTTTTGTATTCATCATCGTGGCAACCGCGTTCTCGGTGAACGAATCAGACGGCCTGGACGGCCTGGCCGGAGGCTTGCTCTTGGCCGCGTTCGGGGCGTTCGGCGCCATGGCTTTCATTTCCGGCCGCTTTGAGCTTGCCACGTTCTGCGGGGTGATTGTGGGCAGCCTCCTTGCGTTTTTATGGTTCAACATCAACCCGGCCCGGTTCTTTATGGGGGATACCGGAGCCATGGGGCTTGGGGTCACGCTCGGCATTGTTGCCATGCTCACAAATACGGCCCTGTTTTTGCCGGTGGTGGGCTTATTGTTTGTCATAGAATCAGGCAGCGTCATCATCCAGACAATTTCAAAGAAAGGGTTTGGCAGGAAGATTTTCATATCAACCCCGATCCACCACCACTTTGAGGCAATCGGCTGGAGCGAGCCCAAAATCGTGATGCGGTTCTGGGTGATTGCCTCGGTCACGGCCGTGCTCGGGGTGATTCTGTTTTTGATTGATGCGGCGCTGGTATGA
- a CDS encoding zinc ribbon domain-containing protein, giving the protein MYCSKCGEQLKEKDNFCPNCGKEIEKQRLEEITLLPMMDTHPQVPPGSDRLKERKDTQETIIVATVIILIVAGIVFGMFKIVDPPPLDSICNQKEGNTAFTFRGADVDDYCLIILPYEARDQESPGVWSAILNKQKNLDFKKSFEIDPIANKVKFIADGYSEVITPQVWVELRQKIEGEDTELQPPFTTTLTNSNTTTKLVLAPTTSNDIKEITRIVNGYISELPSSDTLQFETKAENGSTLTLELKRSYPIFRMAKERDDSRKTEVLYITTVKEHTCDIKNNDKFSCTWHETDVLQNTFKDWFTQQKLYLDPSVENLSSMKESDDKVVIVTAGTMTGLPKTYGWKNTYQIESDSYAKFLQDCGAYFQQQNNNNSAQQRKYITEHQEIDSEIAQEEARVKYPLYNISLVCPQRYISDIGATFNAVISSNACIKLFKNEDEDESFAQIKRSIYLNHLCR; this is encoded by the coding sequence ATGTATTGCAGTAAGTGCGGAGAACAACTTAAAGAGAAAGACAATTTTTGTCCTAACTGTGGAAAAGAAATTGAGAAACAACGGCTAGAGGAGATAACGTTACTTCCTATGATGGATACACACCCACAGGTCCCGCCAGGGAGTGATAGATTAAAAGAGCGCAAGGATACACAGGAAACGATTATTGTTGCTACTGTAATTATTTTGATTGTGGCTGGGATTGTGTTTGGGATGTTTAAGATTGTGGACCCTCCTCCTCTCGATTCTATTTGTAATCAAAAAGAAGGCAATACGGCTTTTACTTTCAGGGGTGCAGATGTGGATGATTATTGTCTTATTATTCTTCCTTATGAAGCAAGAGATCAAGAATCTCCTGGCGTATGGAGCGCAATACTCAATAAACAGAAAAATCTGGATTTCAAAAAGTCATTTGAGATTGATCCTATCGCAAACAAAGTTAAGTTTATTGCGGATGGATATTCTGAAGTGATTACTCCACAGGTTTGGGTTGAACTGCGTCAAAAAATTGAAGGGGAAGATACCGAATTACAACCCCCATTTACTACCACACTTACAAATTCAAACACAACAACAAAGTTGGTTCTTGCGCCCACTACTTCAAATGACATTAAAGAAATAACTCGAATTGTGAATGGATACATATCAGAACTTCCTTCCAGCGACACTTTGCAGTTTGAAACAAAAGCCGAAAACGGCAGCACACTAACTTTGGAGTTAAAACGATCATACCCAATTTTTAGAATGGCAAAAGAAAGAGACGATTCTCGAAAAACTGAAGTGCTTTATATAACTACTGTTAAAGAGCATACTTGCGACATTAAAAATAATGATAAATTTAGTTGTACTTGGCACGAGACTGATGTGTTACAAAATACTTTTAAAGATTGGTTCACACAACAAAAGCTTTACCTTGATCCTTCTGTTGAGAATTTAAGTTCTATGAAAGAGTCGGATGATAAAGTTGTTATTGTTACTGCTGGCACGATGACTGGTCTTCCTAAAACATATGGTTGGAAAAATACATACCAAATAGAATCAGATTCATACGCGAAATTTTTGCAAGATTGTGGGGCATATTTTCAACAGCAGAATAATAATAATAGCGCTCAACAGAGAAAATACATTACAGAGCACCAGGAGATTGATTCAGAAATAGCACAAGAAGAAGCCAGGGTGAAATACCCTCTCTACAATATTTCGCTCGTTTGCCCTCAACGGTATATTAGTGATATTGGCGCGACTTTTAATGCTGTTATCTCTTCTAACGCTTGTATTAAACTTTTTAAGAATGAGGACGAAGATGAGAGCTTCGCACAAATTAAACGCAGTATTTATTTAAATCATCTTTGTAGATAA
- the ftsW gene encoding putative lipid II flippase FtsW, which translates to MTARYTHKQAPRSALHIPLFAASGAILVFGLLMLFSASVAVGIERFGDPNFFIKRQLIALLLGLGAAYLAYRIDYRVWQRWSFVILLASVALLVLVLVPGIGIAGQGAQRWLNLGPFGFQPSELAKLTLILYLAAWLSERGRAGIRDFYTGLLPLTIVLGAIAFLILKQPDLGTLIIICAIAISMYFVGGADLKHLAGLLGAGAVALGAAIALAPYRLARFTAFLDPSADPQGAGYHITQALLAVGSGGIFGRGLTRSLQKYLYLPEVTGDSIFAVIAEELGFAGSMLVLALFLFFFWQCIRISRSAGDGFGKLAAFGVGTWIALQAFINIGAMLGVLPLTGLTLPLVSYGGSSLVVTLVAIGILLNISKMNRAS; encoded by the coding sequence ATGACCGCGCGGTACACGCACAAACAAGCGCCGAGAAGCGCGCTCCACATTCCGCTCTTTGCGGCGAGCGGGGCCATTCTGGTGTTCGGGCTCTTGATGCTTTTTTCCGCGTCCGTTGCCGTCGGCATTGAGCGGTTCGGGGATCCCAACTTCTTCATCAAGCGCCAGCTCATAGCCCTTCTGCTCGGGCTCGGTGCGGCGTACCTTGCCTACCGCATTGACTACCGGGTCTGGCAGCGCTGGTCGTTTGTCATTCTCCTTGCGAGCGTGGCGCTCCTGGTGCTCGTGTTGGTGCCCGGAATCGGCATCGCGGGCCAGGGCGCGCAGCGCTGGCTCAACCTCGGGCCGTTCGGGTTCCAGCCGAGCGAACTGGCCAAACTCACCCTGATTTTGTACCTTGCGGCCTGGCTCTCGGAGCGCGGGCGGGCGGGCATACGGGATTTTTACACCGGGCTCTTGCCGCTCACCATCGTGCTCGGCGCCATTGCGTTCCTCATCCTCAAACAGCCTGATTTGGGGACCCTGATTATCATCTGCGCCATTGCCATAAGCATGTACTTTGTGGGCGGCGCTGATCTCAAGCACTTGGCCGGGCTCTTGGGCGCGGGAGCTGTTGCCTTGGGAGCCGCGATCGCGCTCGCCCCGTACCGCCTTGCGCGGTTTACGGCGTTTCTGGACCCTTCGGCCGACCCGCAGGGAGCGGGGTACCACATCACCCAGGCGCTCCTGGCCGTGGGCTCGGGCGGGATATTCGGGCGCGGGCTCACCCGGTCCTTGCAAAAATACCTCTACCTGCCCGAGGTGACCGGGGACTCCATTTTCGCGGTCATTGCCGAAGAGCTCGGATTTGCGGGCAGCATGCTCGTGCTGGCGCTGTTTTTATTCTTTTTTTGGCAGTGCATCCGCATTTCCCGGAGCGCGGGGGACGGATTCGGCAAGCTGGCCGCTTTTGGAGTGGGCACGTGGATTGCGCTGCAGGCGTTCATCAACATAGGCGCCATGCTCGGGGTACTGCCCTTGACTGGTTTGACGCTCCCCTTGGTATCCTACGGCGGAAGCTCGCTGGTCGTGACCTTGGTTGCGATCGGCATCCTTTTGAATATTTCCAAAATGAACAGGGCATCATAG
- a CDS encoding excalibur calcium-binding domain-containing protein, whose protein sequence is MRMAMARRARVYLKFGIKLNYMRQLHYILLLLLASLALTGCSAGSSNNTICDSNAYNCSDFKTRAEAQRVFESCGGVSNDIHRLDGNKDGEACESLP, encoded by the coding sequence ATGCGGATGGCGATGGCGAGGCGTGCGAGAGTTTACCTTAAATTTGGCATTAAACTAAATTATATGCGACAACTACACTACATCTTGCTACTGCTCCTTGCCAGTTTGGCGTTGACAGGTTGCAGCGCTGGCTCATCCAACAACACAATTTGTGACAGCAATGCCTATAACTGTTCAGATTTTAAGACACGCGCAGAAGCACAGCGTGTGTTTGAGTCCTGTGGCGGGGTAAGTAATGATATTCATCGGCTAGATGGGAATAAAGATGGTGAGGCATGTGAGAGCTTGCCATAA
- the murC gene encoding UDP-N-acetylmuramate--L-alanine ligase has translation MNLKQFKHAYLAGIGGISVSAIAKLLLHHRVHVSGFDTARSDITDELVRMGARVAARGANVELPDGVDVLIYSEAVPKTDALRMQAAGRGIKQMPAAGFWGAFSRGKKVIAISGTNGKSTTTAMVGLMLEEAGYDPTAVVGTRVAQWDSNIRIGKSDWLVIEADEYAAKMLNYKPLIAVITNISADHLDFYKDTNDIIKHFQAWVDSVSKSGIVIINRDDEASRALEIPRGMKRTFGVKGNSGVRAAGIAQTSGERGWVGNLSFNICDNSEDWGYAKMHVPGEHNLANAVAAAVAADSAGVPRKKILKALSKFKGTWRRFELAGEYRKALVISDYGHHPDGIRATLRAARDWYPFHRILALFQPHHRNRTKKLFNEFADSFGRADEVIISEIYDVSGREDSRDQDVSSKDLVEAIKKSRDVKVTYAPDLKDAEKQLKEKIKPNDVVIIMGAGDVDRVARNLTKHSPLL, from the coding sequence ATGAACCTCAAGCAGTTCAAGCATGCATACCTGGCGGGCATTGGCGGCATTAGCGTGTCTGCCATTGCCAAATTGCTGCTGCACCACCGTGTGCACGTATCCGGGTTTGACACGGCCCGGAGCGATATCACGGACGAGCTTGTCCGCATGGGCGCTCGCGTTGCTGCCCGCGGCGCGAATGTGGAACTCCCGGATGGCGTTGATGTGCTCATCTATTCAGAGGCGGTTCCAAAAACCGATGCCCTGCGCATGCAGGCGGCCGGACGCGGCATCAAACAAATGCCGGCAGCCGGATTCTGGGGAGCATTCTCGCGCGGCAAAAAGGTCATTGCAATTTCGGGCACCAACGGCAAATCAACTACCACGGCCATGGTCGGCTTGATGCTTGAAGAAGCGGGCTATGACCCCACGGCGGTGGTGGGCACGCGGGTCGCGCAGTGGGATTCCAATATTCGCATCGGAAAGTCCGATTGGCTCGTGATTGAGGCGGATGAGTACGCGGCCAAGATGCTCAACTACAAGCCTCTGATTGCAGTCATCACCAACATCAGCGCTGACCACCTTGATTTTTACAAGGACACGAATGACATAATCAAACATTTTCAGGCGTGGGTTGATTCAGTTTCCAAGAGCGGCATAGTGATTATAAACAGGGATGACGAAGCGAGCAGAGCGCTTGAAATCCCGAGGGGCATGAAGCGCACGTTCGGGGTCAAGGGGAATTCCGGGGTGCGCGCCGCAGGCATTGCCCAGACGTCCGGGGAGCGCGGCTGGGTGGGGAATTTGAGCTTCAACATCTGCGACAACAGCGAGGATTGGGGGTACGCCAAAATGCACGTGCCCGGGGAGCACAACCTGGCCAATGCGGTTGCGGCCGCGGTTGCGGCGGATTCGGCCGGAGTTCCGCGCAAAAAAATTTTGAAAGCGCTCTCCAAGTTCAAAGGGACCTGGCGCAGGTTTGAGCTGGCGGGCGAGTACCGCAAGGCTTTAGTCATCTCTGATTACGGCCATCATCCGGACGGAATCCGCGCTACGCTCAGAGCAGCCCGGGACTGGTACCCCTTCCACCGCATCCTGGCCCTGTTCCAGCCGCACCACCGCAACCGCACCAAGAAACTGTTTAATGAATTTGCGGATTCATTCGGCAGGGCTGACGAGGTCATCATCAGCGAAATTTACGACGTGTCCGGCCGCGAGGATTCGCGCGACCAGGACGTGTCGTCGAAGGATTTGGTTGAAGCCATAAAAAAGTCGCGAGACGTTAAAGTCACGTACGCGCCTGACCTCAAAGATGCTGAAAAGCAGCTCAAAGAAAAAATCAAACCCAATGACGTGGTCATTATCATGGGCGCGGGTGACGTGGACCGAGTTGCGCGGAACTTAACCAAACATTCCCCCCTCCTCTAA
- the murD gene encoding UDP-N-acetylmuramoyl-L-alanine--D-glutamate ligase gives MIPIAGKKILLLGLGLHGGGAATARWLHKHGAKLVISDLRDRKLLEPSIKALAKQTGIVYVLGRHRERDVKWADYVVYNPGVPKESRYLQLGRRLNKPVYNEASLFFDRCEAPIIAVTGTRGKSTTASLIAAMCKKKNPRTVLAGNIKTSFMLDVLDRMTPHHLAVLELSSWQLEGLNIVRGAPDIAVVTNLYPDHLNRYQSLAHYYASKKEIFRHQAAEHILILNKDDSLLAQWHKEAAPNAVFFSKGEHRALMKGMALAGRHNLENAVAAIAAAKQYGVSARDIRSVLKNPPVLSGRQEIIAVKKGVVYVNDTTATTPEAGIAALERFGGRRKNIILIAGGADKKLVFTEWARSVIKYCSQAHLLVGDASAKQKKALAGFKKLTAGHNDLGVLVRIAASAASKGDIILFSPAAASFNLWPHEFARGDDFSKAVSGL, from the coding sequence ATGATTCCGATTGCCGGAAAAAAGATCCTGCTCCTGGGCCTGGGTTTGCACGGCGGGGGCGCGGCAACGGCACGGTGGCTACATAAGCATGGCGCCAAGCTTGTTATTTCCGATCTGCGCGACCGGAAGCTGCTTGAGCCGTCCATAAAAGCGCTGGCAAAGCAGACGGGTATTGTGTATGTGCTGGGCAGGCACCGCGAGCGAGACGTGAAATGGGCTGATTATGTGGTGTACAACCCGGGCGTGCCCAAAGAGTCTCGGTACCTGCAGCTCGGCCGAAGGCTCAATAAGCCCGTGTATAACGAGGCGAGCTTGTTTTTTGACCGGTGCGAGGCCCCGATTATTGCGGTTACCGGCACGCGCGGCAAATCCACCACCGCGAGCCTGATTGCCGCAATGTGCAAAAAGAAAAATCCCCGCACCGTGCTCGCGGGCAACATCAAAACCTCGTTCATGCTGGATGTGCTGGACCGCATGACACCTCATCACCTCGCGGTTTTGGAGCTCTCCAGCTGGCAGCTTGAGGGCCTCAACATCGTGCGCGGCGCGCCGGACATTGCGGTGGTCACCAATTTATACCCGGACCATTTGAACCGCTACCAGAGCCTGGCGCACTACTACGCGTCCAAAAAAGAAATTTTCCGGCACCAGGCCGCCGAGCATATATTGATCCTCAACAAAGATGATAGCCTGCTCGCGCAGTGGCATAAGGAAGCGGCGCCAAACGCGGTATTCTTTTCAAAGGGCGAGCACCGTGCGTTGATGAAGGGCATGGCGCTTGCCGGGCGCCACAACCTGGAAAACGCGGTGGCCGCGATTGCCGCGGCAAAACAGTACGGCGTTTCTGCCCGGGACATCAGGAGTGTTTTAAAAAATCCGCCCGTGCTTTCGGGCAGGCAGGAGATTATTGCCGTCAAGAAGGGCGTTGTGTACGTCAACGACACGACCGCGACCACGCCCGAGGCGGGCATTGCGGCATTGGAACGCTTCGGCGGGAGGCGCAAGAATATCATCCTCATCGCCGGCGGGGCCGACAAAAAGCTCGTGTTCACCGAGTGGGCGCGCTCCGTTATCAAATACTGCAGCCAGGCGCACCTGCTGGTTGGGGATGCGAGCGCCAAACAGAAGAAAGCTTTGGCCGGATTCAAAAAGCTTACTGCGGGCCACAACGACCTTGGGGTGCTCGTACGCATTGCCGCCTCTGCCGCTTCAAAGGGCGACATTATCCTGTTCTCTCCTGCGGCAGCGAGCTTTAACCTGTGGCCGCACGAGTTCGCGCGCGGGGATGATTTCAGCAAGGCAGTGTCCGGCCTATGA
- a CDS encoding UDP-N-acetylglucosamine--N-acetylmuramyl-(pentapeptide) pyrophosphoryl-undecaprenol N-acetylglucosamine transferase yields MKILLAGGGTLGSVNPLIAMYEEAKKQHKSWDWFWVGTRSGIERSLIGPLSIGYEWVPAIKLRRYFSLRVLVDPFFLALAFLRSLLIVMVEKPDVIIGAGSFVSVPVIWAGWLFRKKIIIHQQDIRPTLSNKLCAPFASKITVSFKKSLEDFPKAKAEWIGNPARDALKEANPLAAASEFHFDATLPVVLITGGSSGAEALNAWVWKHLLSLTRAANVVHLAGRGKMDPSQTHERYRQVEFLGPLMPHALAAADLAITRGGIGTITELGHLRKAAIIIPMPGTHQEDNAFYCLRERAAVVYRQDQLDETVVRRVRELLESPEKREALGRALAGLLKEGARERMVNIIASLGGSPAVI; encoded by the coding sequence ATGAAAATCCTGCTCGCGGGCGGCGGGACCCTCGGGTCCGTAAACCCGCTCATCGCAATGTACGAGGAGGCGAAGAAGCAGCATAAAAGCTGGGACTGGTTTTGGGTGGGCACCAGGAGCGGCATTGAGCGGTCCCTGATCGGGCCCCTTTCCATTGGGTACGAGTGGGTGCCTGCCATCAAGCTGCGCAGGTACTTTTCCCTGCGCGTGCTGGTTGACCCTTTCTTTTTGGCGCTCGCGTTCCTGCGGAGCCTCTTGATTGTGATGGTTGAAAAGCCGGATGTGATCATTGGCGCGGGCTCGTTCGTTTCCGTGCCTGTTATCTGGGCCGGGTGGCTGTTCCGGAAAAAGATCATCATCCACCAGCAGGACATCCGCCCCACGCTCTCCAACAAGCTGTGCGCGCCTTTCGCGTCCAAGATTACGGTGAGCTTCAAAAAGTCTTTAGAAGATTTCCCCAAGGCCAAGGCAGAGTGGATCGGCAATCCGGCCCGGGACGCGCTTAAAGAAGCAAACCCCCTGGCTGCGGCCTCTGAATTTCATTTTGATGCAACGCTCCCGGTGGTGCTCATTACCGGCGGCTCAAGCGGGGCAGAAGCCCTGAACGCGTGGGTGTGGAAGCACCTCTTAAGCCTCACCCGCGCGGCTAATGTGGTCCACCTTGCGGGCCGCGGCAAAATGGATCCCTCTCAAACGCACGAGCGCTACCGCCAGGTTGAGTTTTTAGGTCCGCTCATGCCGCACGCCTTGGCAGCCGCTGACCTGGCCATCACCCGCGGGGGCATAGGAACTATTACCGAACTGGGGCACCTCAGAAAGGCGGCCATCATCATCCCTATGCCTGGCACGCACCAGGAAGACAATGCCTTTTACTGCCTCCGCGAGCGCGCGGCAGTGGTGTACCGGCAGGACCAACTAGACGAAACCGTGGTGCGGCGCGTGCGCGAACTTTTGGAATCGCCCGAAAAGCGCGAGGCGCTCGGCCGCGCCCTAGCCGGGCTCTTAAAAGAGGGCGCCCGGGAGCGCATGGTAAACATCATTGCGTCGCTCGGGGGCTCACCGGCAGTCATATGA